The Chloroflexaceae bacterium genome has a segment encoding these proteins:
- a CDS encoding SPFH domain-containing protein has protein sequence MSPIRRSLLIVGLIIVFLLSWLRASLGLGIGWTGVLWDTLRVFLPAALLLTFAFFVQRVPREPHIAAVRRDLFGGLETIENRAFWHVPGLFTTLARMPAYPLRFEHEVENIDTRTPGLSPIQRVRVRCVYQVTDALTCYETSLNLYQLIRELRDRERLNESDPELWQRVLQMLMSTLLDDRLRDVVWDWPAEMAAHDRRRVEPLAPSKPDRPTPENDPYALSLNRRRLAEQLLQRMRATALDWGIEVREIVLESITIDPELIRRKTRNKDNEVAEAQHKAKIEAVGIQTRGVAEAAVRARTVRRILEELRDMGELPRLEEKTISDIVRAAMYSDGQTIRGGSLERSNGAGPAKTP, from the coding sequence ATGAGCCCAATCCGCCGCTCTCTCCTGATCGTTGGGCTGATCATCGTCTTCTTGCTTTCCTGGCTCCGCGCGAGCCTCGGTCTTGGCATCGGCTGGACGGGGGTGCTCTGGGATACGCTGCGGGTGTTTCTTCCCGCTGCGCTGCTGCTCACCTTCGCCTTCTTCGTCCAGCGGGTCCCGCGCGAACCCCATATCGCCGCGGTGCGCCGCGATCTGTTTGGCGGATTGGAAACGATCGAGAATCGCGCCTTCTGGCACGTTCCCGGCCTGTTCACGACCCTGGCGCGCATGCCGGCCTACCCCCTGCGCTTTGAACACGAGGTCGAAAACATTGACACCCGCACGCCGGGATTGAGTCCCATTCAACGGGTGCGGGTGCGGTGCGTGTACCAGGTGACCGATGCGCTTACCTGCTATGAAACGTCGCTTAACCTGTACCAACTGATCAGGGAACTGCGGGACCGCGAGCGTCTGAACGAGAGCGACCCGGAGTTGTGGCAACGGGTGCTGCAGATGTTGATGAGCACCTTGCTCGATGACCGCCTCCGCGACGTGGTGTGGGACTGGCCGGCGGAGATGGCCGCCCACGACCGACGGCGGGTGGAGCCGCTGGCGCCCAGCAAACCTGATCGCCCGACGCCTGAGAACGACCCCTACGCCCTGAGCCTGAACCGGCGCCGCCTGGCCGAACAGTTGCTGCAACGCATGCGCGCCACCGCCCTTGACTGGGGGATCGAGGTGCGCGAGATTGTGCTCGAATCGATAACGATTGATCCAGAGTTGATCAGGCGCAAGACCCGCAACAAGGACAATGAGGTCGCCGAGGCGCAGCACAAGGCGAAGATCGAGGCCGTGGGCATCCAGACCCGGGGCGTGGCCGAGGCCGCCGTGCGGGCCCGCACGGTCAGGCGCATCCTCGAAGAGTTGCGCGACATGGGAGAGTTGCCTCGTCTGGAAGAAAAGACTATCTCCGACATTGTCCGCGCCGCGATGTACAGCGACGGCCAGACGATCCGGGGTGGCTCCCTGGAGCGCAGCAACGGGGCCGGTCCGGCGAAGACGCCCTGA
- a CDS encoding PIG-L family deacetylase produces the protein MTTTEEGRPRTILVVVAHPDDAEFGCGGAIAAWVREGWEVTLLICTDGGAGGPDDATEVGPEARQRISQVRKAEQQAAAAVLGIKEVVFLDFPDGTLMPTVELRREIVRQIRRTRAYRVVCQSPERVWTPNYSLGRFHPDHLAAGEAAIAAVYPAAQNGWDFPELLAEGLAPSRVRELLVMGAPHLNYAVDVSETFEIKLAALRCHVSQLGEDQSELAERLRAWARERGEPFGLPLAETFHRVEN, from the coding sequence ATGACCACGACAGAAGAGGGGCGTCCGCGGACGATCCTGGTAGTGGTGGCCCATCCCGATGACGCGGAGTTCGGCTGTGGCGGGGCCATCGCCGCCTGGGTGCGGGAGGGCTGGGAGGTGACCCTGCTGATCTGCACCGACGGCGGCGCGGGCGGCCCCGATGACGCCACCGAGGTTGGCCCCGAAGCCCGGCAGCGCATTTCGCAGGTGCGCAAGGCCGAACAGCAGGCTGCCGCCGCCGTGCTGGGCATCAAGGAGGTGGTGTTCCTCGACTTTCCTGACGGCACGCTCATGCCCACCGTAGAACTGCGCCGCGAGATTGTGCGCCAGATCCGCCGCACCCGCGCCTACCGCGTCGTCTGCCAGTCGCCGGAGCGGGTCTGGACTCCGAACTACTCCCTGGGCCGCTTTCACCCCGACCACCTGGCCGCAGGCGAGGCCGCCATCGCCGCCGTCTACCCCGCCGCCCAGAATGGCTGGGACTTTCCCGAATTGCTGGCCGAGGGTCTGGCCCCCAGCCGCGTGCGCGAACTCCTCGTCATGGGCGCGCCCCACCTGAACTACGCGGTGGACGTGTCGGAGACCTTTGAGATCAAACTGGCCGCCCTGCGCTGCCACGTCAGCCAGCTCGGCGAGGACCAGAGCGAACTGGCCGAACGGCTGCGCGCCTGGGCGCGGGAGCGCGGCGAGCCGTTCGGCCTGCCCCTGGCCGAGACCTTTCACCGGGTGGAGAATTGA
- a CDS encoding 2-dehydropantoate 2-reductase has translation MRICIVGAGAIGGFLGVKLARAGAEVTLIARGAHLEAIRREGLSVEYADGQRETARPARATADLAEAGPHEYVIVAVKAQSLPALAAPMRALYAPDTAVVYAQNGIPWWYFYRHGGPHEGRRLESVDPGGVIAAHTEPERVIGCVVYPAAEIVRPGVIRHIEGNRFTLGEPDGARTERVTRLSHLMTAAGLKAPVRPRIRNELWVKLWGNLAFNPISALTRATLDAIVAEPLTRALAVAMMAEAQQIAEALGIEFGISIEQRIKGAEEVGAHKTSMLQDIEAGRPTEVDAMVGAVIELGRLVGVATPHIDAIYATVKLLERTVAGR, from the coding sequence ATGCGGATCTGTATCGTTGGCGCCGGGGCGATCGGCGGCTTCCTGGGGGTGAAGCTGGCCCGCGCCGGGGCCGAGGTGACGCTGATCGCTCGCGGCGCCCATCTTGAGGCCATCCGGCGCGAGGGCCTCAGCGTGGAGTACGCCGACGGGCAGCGCGAGACGGCGCGCCCGGCCCGCGCCACCGCCGACCTGGCCGAGGCCGGCCCCCACGAGTATGTGATCGTGGCCGTCAAGGCCCAGAGCCTGCCCGCCCTGGCTGCGCCCATGCGCGCGCTCTACGCCCCCGACACCGCCGTGGTCTACGCCCAGAACGGCATTCCCTGGTGGTACTTCTACCGCCACGGCGGTCCCCACGAAGGCCGCCGCCTGGAGAGCGTTGACCCCGGCGGGGTGATCGCCGCCCACACCGAACCCGAGCGCGTCATTGGCTGCGTGGTTTACCCCGCCGCCGAGATCGTCCGCCCCGGGGTGATCCGCCACATCGAGGGCAACCGCTTCACCCTCGGCGAGCCCGACGGCGCCCGCACCGAGCGGGTGACCCGCCTGTCTCACCTGATGACCGCCGCGGGGCTGAAGGCCCCCGTGCGCCCGCGCATCCGCAACGAGTTGTGGGTCAAGCTGTGGGGCAACCTGGCCTTCAACCCCATCAGCGCCCTCACCCGCGCCACCCTCGACGCCATCGTCGCCGAACCGCTGACCCGCGCCCTGGCGGTGGCGATGATGGCCGAGGCCCAGCAGATCGCCGAGGCCCTCGGCATCGAGTTCGGCATCAGCATCGAGCAGCGCATCAAGGGCGCCGAGGAGGTCGGCGCGCATAAGACCTCCATGCTCCAGGACATCGAAGCGGGCCGCCCGACCGAGGTTGACGCCATGGTCGGCGCGGTGATCGAGCTGGGCCGCCTGGTCGGCGTCGCCACGCCGCACATTGACGCCATCTACGCCACGGTCAAGCTGCTGGAGCGCACGGTTGCGGGAAGGTGA
- the xylB gene encoding xylulokinase: MSYLLGLDLGTSGARAALVDAEGRVRATATAEYPLRQPRPLWSEQDPADWWRGAQEALRAVLARSGVRGEAVAALGLTGQMHGATFLDASGQVIRPAILWNDQRTAAACGEITRRVGAERLVAITGNPALTGFQAPKILWLRAEEPASYARVARVLLPKDYIRLLLTGEAATDASDAAGTLLLDLRARDYSQEVLEALEIPRAWLPRVYEGPEVTGSLRPDVAADLGLPAGLPVVAGGGDNAAAAVGAGVICTGVVSSSIGTSGVIFAHSDTPTLDPQGRLHGFCHAVPGAYHLMAVVLSAGGAFQWLRDTLRAIAPDLGYERLVELAAAAPPGAEGLLFAPYLTGERTPHLDPLARGAWVGLTSRHGLGHMARAVMEGVVFAMRDGLEIMRALGTPITEIRATGGGAKSAFWLQLQADMYGVPVATLAAEEGPAHGAALLAGVGAGLFADVAEAVRRGARVASVTEPDPERARRYTECYAAYTEVYPALRETMHRLGKV; encoded by the coding sequence ATGAGCTACCTGCTTGGTCTCGACCTGGGCACCTCGGGCGCGCGAGCGGCGCTGGTGGACGCGGAGGGCCGGGTGCGCGCTACGGCGACGGCGGAGTACCCCCTCCGCCAGCCGCGGCCTCTCTGGAGCGAGCAGGACCCCGCCGACTGGTGGCGGGGGGCGCAGGAGGCCCTGCGCGCCGTACTGGCCAGGAGCGGGGTTCGGGGCGAGGCGGTGGCGGCCCTCGGCCTCACCGGGCAGATGCACGGCGCGACCTTCCTCGACGCCTCCGGCCAGGTGATCCGCCCGGCGATCCTCTGGAACGACCAGCGCACCGCGGCGGCCTGCGGCGAGATCACCCGGCGCGTCGGCGCCGAGCGCCTGGTCGCCATCACCGGCAATCCCGCCCTGACCGGCTTCCAGGCGCCCAAGATCCTCTGGCTGCGAGCCGAGGAACCGGCCAGCTACGCCCGTGTCGCCCGCGTGCTGCTGCCAAAGGACTACATCCGCCTGCTGCTCACCGGCGAGGCGGCCACCGACGCTTCCGACGCCGCCGGGACTCTGCTGCTCGACCTGCGCGCCCGCGACTACAGCCAGGAGGTGCTTGAGGCCCTGGAGATCCCCCGCGCCTGGCTGCCGCGCGTCTACGAGGGGCCCGAGGTCACGGGGAGCCTGCGTCCCGACGTGGCCGCCGACCTGGGCCTGCCCGCCGGGTTGCCGGTAGTGGCCGGGGGCGGCGACAACGCCGCGGCGGCGGTGGGCGCGGGCGTGATCTGCACCGGGGTGGTGAGCAGTTCGATCGGCACCTCGGGGGTGATCTTCGCCCACAGCGACACCCCGACCCTCGACCCGCAGGGCCGGCTTCACGGCTTCTGCCATGCCGTGCCGGGGGCCTACCACCTGATGGCCGTGGTCCTCAGCGCCGGCGGAGCCTTCCAGTGGCTGCGCGACACCCTGCGGGCCATCGCTCCGGATCTGGGCTACGAGCGACTGGTTGAACTGGCCGCGGCTGCCCCGCCCGGCGCCGAAGGGTTGCTCTTCGCGCCCTACCTGACCGGCGAACGCACCCCTCACCTCGACCCGCTGGCCCGTGGGGCCTGGGTGGGCCTGACCAGCCGCCACGGCCTTGGCCACATGGCCCGCGCGGTGATGGAAGGGGTGGTCTTTGCCATGCGTGATGGTCTGGAGATCATGCGCGCCCTGGGCACGCCGATTACCGAGATCCGCGCCACCGGCGGCGGAGCGAAAAGCGCCTTCTGGCTGCAACTTCAGGCCGATATGTACGGCGTCCCGGTGGCCACCCTCGCCGCCGAGGAGGGGCCGGCCCACGGCGCAGCGCTGCTGGCCGGCGTAGGGGCCGGTCTCTTTGCCGATGTGGCCGAGGCGGTGCGTCGCGGAGCGCGGGTAGCGAGCGTCACCGAACCCGACCCGGAACGCGCCCGGCGCTATACCGAATGCTACGCCGCTTACACCGAGGTCTACCCGGCCCTGCGGGAGACGATGCACCGCCTGGGGAAAGTGTAG
- a CDS encoding acyl--CoA ligase: MAREPVTRTLLDLLDNGLADQPAILAPGRPPITYAALRTNVADLAAQLQALGLARGDRIALALPNGPEMAVAFLAAATAATAAPLNPKYRQEEFAFYYEDTRARALIVPPGALPEARAAMLPGMLLIEVETHADGAVAFHADHPLAPGVTPDFARPDDVAMILHTSGTTSRPKRVPIRHRNLATSTANIAATCQLGPDDRALCVMPLFHVHGIVASLLSTLATGGAVICPPGFDALKFWQWVETFRPTWYSAVPTMHQALLARAERNLATIQAHPFRFIRSSSAPLPPVVMERMEAVFGAPVLESYGMTEASHQMTSNPLPPAPRKPGSVGLGFGVDVAIMDENGRLLPCGAKGEVVVRGGNVVDGYENNPEANAAAFVNGWFRTGDQGFLDAEGYLTLTGRIKELINRGGEKISPLEIDDVLLRHPAVAEALAFAVPHPTLGEEVHAAVVLKGEAAERELRDHCARFLADFKVPRRIHVLEALPRGPTGKLQRITMAKTLGLAE; the protein is encoded by the coding sequence ATGGCCCGTGAGCCCGTGACCCGCACGTTGCTCGACTTGCTCGACAATGGCCTTGCTGACCAGCCCGCGATCCTGGCCCCCGGCCGCCCGCCGATAACGTATGCCGCGCTGCGGACGAATGTGGCCGACCTGGCGGCGCAGTTGCAGGCCCTGGGCCTCGCCCGGGGCGACCGCATCGCCCTGGCGCTGCCCAACGGCCCGGAAATGGCGGTCGCCTTCCTGGCCGCCGCCACCGCCGCTACCGCCGCGCCCCTCAATCCGAAGTACCGGCAGGAGGAGTTCGCCTTCTACTACGAAGACACGCGGGCCAGGGCGCTGATCGTCCCGCCCGGCGCCCTGCCCGAAGCCCGCGCGGCCATGCTCCCCGGCATGCTGCTGATCGAGGTCGAAACGCATGCGGATGGCGCCGTCGCCTTCCACGCCGACCATCCCCTCGCCCCCGGCGTCACCCCCGATTTTGCCCGCCCCGATGATGTGGCGATGATCCTCCACACCAGCGGCACCACCAGCCGCCCCAAGCGCGTGCCCATCCGCCATCGCAACCTGGCCACGTCAACCGCCAATATTGCCGCAACCTGCCAGCTTGGCCCCGACGACCGGGCGCTCTGCGTGATGCCGCTGTTCCATGTTCATGGCATCGTTGCCTCGTTGTTGAGCACGCTGGCCACCGGCGGTGCGGTGATCTGCCCGCCCGGCTTCGACGCGCTCAAGTTCTGGCAGTGGGTCGAGACGTTCCGGCCCACCTGGTACTCCGCCGTACCCACCATGCATCAGGCCCTCCTCGCAAGGGCCGAACGCAACCTGGCGACCATCCAGGCCCACCCCTTCCGCTTCATCCGCTCCAGCAGCGCCCCTCTGCCGCCCGTGGTCATGGAACGCATGGAGGCGGTTTTCGGCGCGCCGGTGCTCGAAAGCTACGGCATGACCGAAGCCAGCCACCAGATGACCTCCAACCCTCTCCCGCCCGCCCCGCGCAAGCCGGGCAGCGTCGGCCTCGGCTTCGGTGTGGACGTGGCGATCATGGACGAGAACGGTCGCCTGCTCCCCTGCGGAGCGAAGGGCGAAGTGGTGGTGCGGGGCGGCAATGTCGTTGATGGTTACGAAAACAACCCGGAGGCCAATGCCGCGGCCTTCGTGAACGGCTGGTTCCGCACCGGCGACCAGGGCTTCCTCGATGCCGAGGGCTACCTGACGCTCACCGGGCGGATCAAGGAATTGATCAATCGCGGTGGCGAAAAGATTTCACCCCTGGAAATTGACGATGTGCTCCTGCGTCATCCCGCCGTGGCCGAGGCTCTGGCCTTTGCCGTCCCCCATCCCACCCTCGGTGAAGAGGTGCACGCCGCTGTGGTGCTCAAAGGCGAGGCCGCCGAACGTGAACTGCGCGACCACTGCGCCCGCTTCCTGGCCGACTTTAAGGTGCCCCGCCGGATCCATGTCCTCGAAGCCCTCCCCCGTGGCCCCACGGGCAAGCTTCAACGCATCACCATGGCCAAAACACTCGGCCTGGCCGAGTAA
- the phoU gene encoding phosphate signaling complex protein PhoU — protein sequence MRVRQHYDDQLLALHNEVVGLGQQVVTAIAQALEALASNNVELAREVRAADLRINQAQQTLDSHAFLLIATQQPVARDLRSILAAIAVGSELERIGDYAKGIAQFVIGPNGPATLQPPAELLELGALAVETLRQALAALDALDATLARAVGAKEEQVDHLYDKVIAVIGDSLALHKENAPRAADLLFIAHNLERIADRATNIAERVIFQASGETVQLNP from the coding sequence ATGCGCGTCCGGCAGCATTACGACGATCAACTCCTGGCGCTTCACAACGAAGTGGTCGGCCTTGGTCAACAGGTCGTAACGGCGATTGCCCAGGCCCTCGAAGCTCTGGCAAGCAACAATGTGGAACTGGCCCGCGAGGTCCGCGCGGCGGATCTGCGCATCAACCAGGCCCAGCAGACTCTTGATTCCCACGCCTTCTTGCTCATCGCCACCCAGCAGCCGGTGGCGCGCGATCTGCGCAGCATCCTGGCAGCCATTGCCGTGGGGAGCGAGCTGGAACGCATCGGCGATTACGCCAAGGGCATCGCCCAGTTCGTCATCGGCCCGAATGGCCCGGCGACGCTGCAGCCGCCCGCCGAACTGCTCGAGCTCGGCGCCCTCGCTGTTGAGACGCTGCGGCAGGCTCTCGCCGCCCTTGACGCCCTCGACGCGACGCTTGCCCGGGCGGTCGGGGCTAAAGAGGAACAGGTCGATCACCTCTACGACAAGGTGATAGCCGTCATCGGCGACAGTCTGGCGCTTCATAAGGAGAACGCCCCCCGCGCCGCCGACCTGCTCTTCATCGCCCACAATCTGGAGCGCATCGCCGACCGCGCCACCAATATCGCCGAGCGGGTGATCTTCCAGGCCAGCGGCGAGACGGTGCAGTTGAACCCATAG
- the coaA gene encoding type I pantothenate kinase yields MATVFADERRLSPYLRFSRAEWARLRDGAELPISEEELEHLVSLSDSVSMQEVADIYLPLTRLLQLYFEASQQLYQVTNVFLDYPSASRVPYVIGIAGSVAVGKSSTARILQALLSRQSGNLKVDLVPTDGFLYPNRVLQQRGIMHRKGFPESYDRRRLLQFMADVKSGVPRLEVPVYSHLIYDIVPNETRVIDRPDILIVEGLNVLQRGGRSCRAPQMFVSDFFDFSIYVDADELLLQQWYVERFLRLRETAFRDPSSFFRRYAELSVEEAIATARRIWREINYVNLKQNIEPTRERADLILEKGPRHTLERVYLRKL; encoded by the coding sequence ATGGCCACCGTGTTCGCCGACGAACGCCGCCTCAGCCCGTATTTGCGCTTCTCCCGCGCCGAATGGGCGCGTCTCCGTGATGGCGCTGAATTGCCGATCTCCGAAGAGGAACTCGAACACCTGGTTAGCCTGAGCGACTCGGTTTCAATGCAGGAGGTGGCCGATATTTACCTTCCCCTGACCCGCCTGCTCCAACTGTACTTCGAGGCGTCGCAGCAACTGTACCAGGTCACTAATGTCTTTCTCGACTATCCCTCCGCCAGCCGTGTGCCCTATGTTATCGGCATTGCCGGCAGCGTCGCCGTGGGTAAGAGCAGCACTGCCCGCATCCTCCAGGCGCTCCTCAGCCGCCAGTCGGGCAATCTGAAGGTCGATCTGGTCCCGACTGATGGCTTTCTGTACCCTAACCGCGTGCTCCAGCAACGCGGCATCATGCACCGCAAGGGCTTCCCTGAAAGCTATGACCGCCGCCGCTTGCTCCAGTTCATGGCCGATGTCAAGTCGGGGGTGCCGCGCCTGGAGGTGCCGGTCTACTCGCACCTGATCTACGATATCGTGCCCAATGAGACCCGCGTTATTGACCGGCCCGACATCCTCATCGTCGAGGGGCTGAACGTGCTGCAACGCGGCGGACGCTCCTGCCGCGCGCCGCAGATGTTTGTGTCGGATTTCTTCGATTTTTCGATCTATGTGGATGCCGATGAGTTGCTGCTGCAACAGTGGTACGTCGAGCGCTTCCTGCGCCTGCGCGAGACGGCCTTCCGCGATCCGTCGTCGTTCTTCCGCCGCTACGCCGAGTTGAGCGTGGAGGAGGCCATCGCCACCGCCCGGCGCATCTGGCGCGAGATCAACTACGTGAACCTGAAGCAGAACATCGAGCCGACCCGCGAACGGGCCGATCTGATCCTGGAGAAGGGTCCGCGGCACACGTTGGAGCGGGTCTATTTGCGGAAGCTGTAA
- the xylA gene encoding xylose isomerase gives MTYTPTPADKFTFGLWTVGNPGRDPFGEPVRPRYDPVTLVHLLAEVGAYGVNFHDNDLVPIDATLAERDRIVRDFKAALDATGLVVPMATTNLFSDPAFKDGAFTANDPQVRAYALQKAMRGIDLGVECGAELYIFWGGREGTETDAVRDPREALKRYREAINYLCAYVRDQGYSLRFALEPKPNEPRGDIYLATVGHVLAFIATLDYPEMVGVNPEVAHETMAGLNVLHGVAQAWEAGKLFHIDLNDQMIGRYDQDFRFGSANLKATFFLVKFLEDVGFDGPRQFDAHAYRTEDLEGVKDFARGCMRTYLILKEKARRWNADPEIQALLAEINAGDQGPLVYSREHAGALKARAFDRAALGARGLAYERLDQLTIDLLLGVR, from the coding sequence ATGACCTACACTCCCACGCCCGCGGATAAGTTTACCTTTGGCCTCTGGACGGTGGGCAACCCCGGGCGCGACCCCTTCGGCGAGCCGGTGCGCCCGCGCTACGACCCGGTGACCCTCGTGCACCTGCTGGCCGAGGTCGGCGCCTACGGGGTCAATTTTCACGATAATGACCTGGTGCCGATTGACGCCACCCTCGCCGAACGCGACCGCATTGTGCGCGACTTCAAAGCCGCCCTGGACGCCACCGGCCTTGTCGTGCCCATGGCGACGACGAATCTCTTCAGCGACCCCGCCTTCAAGGATGGGGCCTTTACCGCGAATGATCCCCAGGTGCGGGCCTACGCCCTGCAGAAGGCCATGCGCGGCATTGACCTGGGGGTGGAGTGCGGGGCCGAGCTGTACATCTTCTGGGGCGGCCGCGAGGGCACGGAGACCGATGCCGTCAGGGATCCGCGGGAGGCCCTCAAGCGTTACCGCGAGGCGATCAATTACCTCTGCGCCTACGTCAGGGATCAGGGCTATTCCCTGCGCTTCGCCCTCGAACCCAAGCCCAATGAGCCGCGCGGCGACATTTACCTGGCGACCGTGGGCCATGTGCTGGCGTTTATCGCCACGCTCGACTACCCCGAGATGGTCGGCGTCAACCCCGAGGTGGCCCACGAGACCATGGCCGGCCTGAACGTGCTCCACGGCGTCGCCCAGGCCTGGGAGGCGGGCAAGCTCTTCCACATTGACCTGAATGACCAGATGATCGGGCGCTACGATCAGGATTTCCGGTTCGGCTCGGCCAATCTGAAGGCGACCTTCTTTCTGGTGAAGTTTCTGGAGGATGTAGGCTTTGACGGCCCGCGGCAGTTTGACGCCCACGCCTATCGCACCGAAGATCTTGAAGGGGTCAAGGATTTTGCCCGCGGGTGCATGCGCACTTATCTGATCCTCAAGGAGAAGGCGCGCCGCTGGAACGCCGACCCGGAGATCCAGGCCCTGCTGGCGGAGATCAACGCTGGCGACCAGGGGCCTCTCGTGTATAGCCGCGAGCACGCCGGGGCGCTCAAGGCCCGCGCCTTCGACCGGGCGGCCCTGGGGGCGCGGGGGCTGGCCTACGAGCGCCTCGACCAGTTGACAATAGACCTGCTGCTGGGAGTGCGATGA
- a CDS encoding gamma-glutamyltransferase family protein, with product MHFDLLRYPYATRRAPLLAANGVVAASHPLASQAGLRMLQAGGTAVDAAIAAAACLTVLEPTSNGLGGDAFALVWDGAALHGLNGSGRAPTALSVEALQRAGHARVPPEGWLPVTVPGVVQAWGDLHARFGALPLEQVLAPAIAYAEEGAPVAALVSFFWEQGVAAARSRRGPEFAAFLETFAPDGRAPRAGERFVAPGHARTLRLLAREGPRAFYEGAIAAEIAAFSAATGGLLGADDLAAHRSEWVTPITTDYAGYTVAEIPPNGQGIAALIALGILDGLDLGRFPRDSAESCHLQIEAMKLAFADVFAYVGDPAMAAVPTAALLDRERLADRRALIGPVAREYGPGELPQGGTVYFCAADGAGRMVSMIQSTYTGFGSGVVIPGWGIALHNRGFSFVTEPGHPNCLEPGKRPFHTIIPGFLLKDGRPVGPFGLMGAHMQPQGHTQLIVNSLTYGMHPQAALDAPRWRWERDGTVHLELETPRHVIEGLIARGHQVRVEAEVGPFGRGQIIWRLDTGAYLAGSEPRCDGCAAGW from the coding sequence GTGCATTTCGATCTGTTGCGCTACCCCTATGCCACGCGCCGCGCGCCGCTGCTGGCCGCTAATGGCGTGGTGGCCGCCAGCCACCCGCTGGCCTCGCAGGCCGGCCTGCGCATGCTCCAGGCCGGCGGCACCGCAGTGGACGCCGCCATCGCCGCGGCGGCCTGTCTGACCGTGCTCGAGCCGACCTCCAACGGCCTGGGGGGCGATGCCTTCGCCCTGGTGTGGGACGGGGCGGCCCTGCACGGGCTGAATGGCTCGGGGCGCGCCCCGACGGCCCTGAGCGTCGAGGCGCTGCAACGGGCCGGCCACGCGCGCGTGCCGCCCGAGGGCTGGCTGCCGGTGACGGTGCCCGGGGTGGTGCAGGCGTGGGGCGATCTGCACGCGCGTTTCGGGGCGCTGCCCCTGGAACAGGTGCTGGCCCCGGCAATCGCCTATGCCGAGGAGGGCGCGCCGGTGGCGGCGCTGGTGAGCTTCTTCTGGGAGCAGGGCGTGGCGGCGGCGCGCTCACGTCGCGGCCCGGAGTTCGCCGCCTTTCTGGAGACCTTCGCCCCCGACGGACGCGCGCCTCGTGCCGGCGAGCGCTTCGTCGCCCCCGGCCACGCCCGCACCCTGCGCCTGCTGGCCCGTGAGGGGCCGCGCGCCTTCTATGAGGGGGCCATCGCCGCTGAGATTGCCGCCTTCAGCGCCGCTACCGGGGGCCTGCTCGGCGCCGATGACCTGGCTGCCCATCGCTCCGAGTGGGTCACGCCGATCACCACCGACTACGCGGGCTATACCGTGGCCGAGATCCCGCCCAACGGCCAGGGCATCGCCGCCCTGATCGCCCTGGGCATCCTCGATGGGCTGGATCTGGGCCGCTTCCCGCGCGACTCGGCCGAGAGTTGCCACCTGCAGATCGAGGCGATGAAGCTGGCCTTCGCCGATGTGTTCGCCTATGTCGGCGACCCGGCCATGGCCGCCGTGCCCACAGCGGCGCTGCTCGATCGCGAGCGCCTGGCCGACCGCCGCGCCCTGATCGGCCCCGTGGCCCGCGAGTACGGGCCGGGCGAATTGCCGCAGGGCGGCACGGTCTACTTCTGCGCCGCCGATGGCGCCGGGCGCATGGTGAGTATGATCCAGTCCACCTACACCGGCTTCGGTTCAGGCGTGGTCATTCCGGGGTGGGGCATCGCCCTGCACAACCGCGGCTTCAGCTTCGTCACCGAGCCGGGCCATCCCAATTGCCTGGAACCGGGCAAGCGCCCCTTTCACACCATCATCCCCGGCTTTCTCCTGAAGGATGGCCGGCCCGTCGGACCCTTCGGGCTGATGGGCGCCCACATGCAGCCCCAGGGCCACACCCAGCTTATCGTCAACAGTCTCACCTATGGCATGCATCCCCAGGCCGCGCTTGACGCGCCCCGTTGGCGCTGGGAACGCGACGGCACGGTGCACCTGGAACTGGAGACCCCGCGCCACGTGATCGAGGGCCTGATCGCCCGCGGCCACCAGGTGCGCGTGGAGGCCGAGGTTGGCCCCTTCGGGCGCGGGCAGATCATCTGGCGCCTGGATACGGGCGCTTATCTGGCCGGTAGTGAGCCGCGCTGCGACGGCTGCGCCGCCGGATGGTAG